CCGTCTGCCTCGTCGTGTTCGTCGCCGCCTGCAGCGACGATTCGCCCTCCTCACCCGTCGCCCCGACCAACCCGATGGCGCCCACGACATCGGGCTTCACGCTCTCCGGAACAGTGCGGGACAGCCGGCCGAACGGACCCGCGCTCGCCGGCGCAACCGTCCGCCTCGACACCGGCCAGTCGACCGCCGCCGGCTCCGACGGTCGCTACAGGTTCCAGAACGTCTCCGGCGCCGTCACCGTCACGGCGTCCGGCCCGCACCACGTCGCCGCCTCACAGACGGCGACGATGGATCAGGACCGGACGGTCGACTTCGCGCTGGCGCACACCGGCGTCCCGCCGTTCGAGGGGACCGTGTTCATCTCACCCCGGCTGATCGACAGCTCCGACTCGTCCTCCCTGATGAACGTGACCTACGCCGGCCGCGGGATGCGCGAGGTCTTCGACCGGCGCGTCGACCGCTGGATCACGGTCGACGCGTACCTGTTCGACGTGCGGTACGGCTGGGGCGCGGTCGAGTTTCAGGTCAACCCCGAGTTCGGCAGCGTCGACGCGGCCCGCGCCGAGGTCGACACCTACGCGCCGGCGCTCGGGCGGCTGCCCGCGTTCCTGATGACCAACGCCCGCGAAGTCGAGATCAACGCGGGCGTCGAGCTGTTCGGCGGGAACCCCAACGGGAGCTTCCTGATCCACACCGGGCAGGGTCGGCGGTACATCGACGACGGGTTCCTCGAGGAGATCCTGTTCCACGAAGCGGCGCACGTGTCGCTCGACGCCAGGCACGCGAACGCGCCCGGCTGGACCACGGCGCAGTCCGCGGACGGCGTGTTCGTGTCGACCTACGCCCGCGACAACCCCGGCCGCGAGGACGTGGCCGAGAGCATCCTGCCGTACTTCGCCGTGCGGCGACGGTCCGCGCGGTTGGGAGACGCCGACCGGACTGCTATTCTGGCGGCGATCCCCAACCGGCTGGAGTACTTCGACCGGCAGGGGTTCGTGAACTGAAACGGTGATGCCCGAACGACACCGAAGGCCCCGTCGGAAACAGCCGGCAACCCGTTTTCGCTGGCAGCTTCGGCTGGCAGGGTAGCGCGGAGGCGGCGTAAATGACTGTTCACCAGTGCTTTGCAGGACTCTCTGATACGCCGATACCGGACTGGGAGGCCGGCGCCTACAGCCCGCTGACCAACGCGATGTACATGCCGCTGCGCAACAGTTGCGCGCGGATGCTGGCGACGCTGGAGGGGAACCTGCGCGGCTACGCGCTCGGCGTCCGCCACCAGCTCGCCCCCGGCACCGACCAGTTGGGCGCGGTGCACGCGATCTCGGCCGAGACCGGCCGGACGCTCTGGATCCACGAGCAGCGGGCCGCCACCATGTCGCTCGTGGCCACCGGCGGCGGGCTCGTCTTCGGCGGCGACGTCAACGGCCGCTTCCGGGCCCTCGACCAGGAGACCGGCGACGTGCTGTGGGAGATCAACCTGGGCTCACCCGTAACCGGCTTCCCCATCACCTACGCCGTCGACGGCCGGCAGTACGTGGCGGTGAGCACCGGCTTGGCCGCAACCGCCTCCGGCTTCATCTCGTTGACGCGGGAGCTGCGCCCGAGCGCCGGCAACACGTTCTTCGTCTTCGCCCTGCAGAACTGATTGCGATGCAAAGTACATCCCTGCCTAGCGTCCCGCTTCCCGCCGCAGCGCGGGTGTCACACCGCCCGTGAACAGGCGCGCTCCCTGCTCGATGCGCTCCATCATGTTGGTCGTGCTCGTCATGGCGACGGGGAGACCGAACTCCTTCCCGGCGGCGAGCACGGTAT
This window of the Acidobacteriota bacterium genome carries:
- a CDS encoding PQQ-binding-like beta-propeller repeat protein — translated: MTVHQCFAGLSDTPIPDWEAGAYSPLTNAMYMPLRNSCARMLATLEGNLRGYALGVRHQLAPGTDQLGAVHAISAETGRTLWIHEQRAATMSLVATGGGLVFGGDVNGRFRALDQETGDVLWEINLGSPVTGFPITYAVDGRQYVAVSTGLAATASGFISLTRELRPSAGNTFFVFALQN
- a CDS encoding carboxypeptidase regulatory-like domain-containing protein, producing the protein MRTAAVCLVVFVAACSDDSPSSPVAPTNPMAPTTSGFTLSGTVRDSRPNGPALAGATVRLDTGQSTAAGSDGRYRFQNVSGAVTVTASGPHHVAASQTATMDQDRTVDFALAHTGVPPFEGTVFISPRLIDSSDSSSLMNVTYAGRGMREVFDRRVDRWITVDAYLFDVRYGWGAVEFQVNPEFGSVDAARAEVDTYAPALGRLPAFLMTNAREVEINAGVELFGGNPNGSFLIHTGQGRRYIDDGFLEEILFHEAAHVSLDARHANAPGWTTAQSADGVFVSTYARDNPGREDVAESILPYFAVRRRSARLGDADRTAILAAIPNRLEYFDRQGFVN